The Chlamydiales bacterium STE3 DNA segment GATAAAGCGGCTCATATGACCTAAAGCCCTTAATGTCTAAGTATTCCAGATGCTGAAAATGTCCAAGGACCTCTAAAAAAGTTTTGTCCTCTGATTCTATCTTTAGTTCTTTCAAGCCTATACATTGACTGAGTAGGTTTCGATTGTAGGAACCTACAATTTTCAATTTTTGAATATAGGGTAAGAATTGACTTAAAAAGGCCAACCTAGGCTCATTAATTTCTTCTTCCTTTAAAGCCTCGTTAGCTAATCTTTGAATTTCGGTTTTGAAATCCTCAAGGTGATACTTATCTGCAAGCCTAAAAACCTCACTGAAATCTGTAAATTCAGTAAAATTGCGTATCATGAATTCTTCGCATTGAGTTTTTACAGGACGATGCAGGTATTTTTCAGAAACTTCTAAATATCCCGCCAAATTATCACCGCCAATTTCGAACTGCTCATTAAACATTAAAGCATTTAGGATGCTATCAAATAATTCGAGTTCATCTTCTGGGAAATTCATTTCACTTTGACCTACTTCACGCAGACCAGAATTAAAAAGCAACTTGAAATAATCTCCAAAAAAATGCATTAAGATCGTTTTATGAAAGGGAATTTCCTTATCGTCAAATTTTAATTTGAAATTGCTGCAGTCCTTTAAAATCTCATCTAATTCTGCTCGGTTCATTAGCTTTAGGCAACTTGTAAGAAGGTCATTTTCTTCTTTCCTAAGAACTTCGATAAACAATTTTTTAAAAGCGTTTGATTGATTGTCATGAAGGTAAGTTAAATAGTTTTGTCTCTCATTTAATAGGGAGAGGATAGCATCTAAACCCTCAACTTTTAGGTCTAGTGATGCCAACATTTGGAATTGCATCTGAACATCCTGGTCACTATCATCTTCCTTCTCTCTGTTGGCATTAAAATCAGACAAGTCTTCATCATCACTATCGGATACTAAAGGAGGGAGATGACTGAGATCAACGGGATGGGATAACTGAAAATCTTCATCATCACTACTATTCTCCTCTCCAAAAAAGTTTTCGCTACTTTCTGCACCTAAAGAGTTACCTCGGTTATGGCATTTTATTTCTGAATCTGCAAATGGCAAGCTTTGAGATTGCGGCTGAGCACTGTGATTACTATCCTCGAGAAGAGGCAATGACTGTATCTGAAGGTTTGGCTGTGAATCGTCCTCATCACTACTATCCTCCGCTCCAGAAAAGCTTTCTCTACTTTCTGTACCTAGAGAGTTATCCCGGCTACCAAGTTTTATTTTTGAATCTGTAAATGGCAAGCTTTGAGATTGTTTTTTTGTCTTATCAGAAAAATGGGCAGCTCCTATGGAGCTTGTTATTTTAGTTAACTTTGGTAGGCTTAGGCTATTTAAACTTTTGATATTCTTACCTTTAAAATAGTAAGAAATACCATAAAACGCCACTATTCCTGGAATAAATAGAAAAGGTATCAAAAGAATGGTAGCCAACAAAGTGACTTTTTTTTGTTTTGAACTAAGTCTAATTTGTCCCTCTGAAAAGGGGTGCTTAATATGGTTTAAACAACTAATTCTATTCATTTGACCTCACGGCAGTGGCAGGCATTCTAATGGTTAAAAGTTTAAAAAAATAAAGATTTGTTGAATTAGATTAATTTTTTAACGTGCTTTGAAGAAGATATTTACTTCAAAATTTGCTCAACTCTTCTTAGTTTTATGTAAAATTTGCCTCTGAAAAAAAATCTAATATAGCTTAATGAAAATATCTAAAATAACAAAAACTACTTTAAGAAAAGCTAAGCAGTTTTTGAGACAGAAGCCTATTTGAATAAATCATAATAAACAACTTGTGCGAGCAGAAAACGTAGATTTTCTTGCTGATTCAAAAGTTTTCAGCCTTAATTCTTTACCTTATTCAGCAAAGATAATCTCCTCAAGAATTCCCAAATTGTCTTATAAAATTGCCCATTAATGGCAGTCTCCCTTCAGTAGAACACCTTTTTCTAGGAGGCTTAGCAAAGTCTTTTCCAGCAAAATTTTTCCGGTTCAGGCCTCCTTATTAGAAATCAAATGATGGCAAGAAACCTTAGTTAGTAAAAAAATGCTTCAACAGTTTATGACTCAATCAATCAAAACGCTAGTCTCCCTTCTCACAAGGGATAGGGATATAGGAAAATGAGAAAAATGAATTATTCAAGAGAGCTGAGAAATTGTTAGAGATCGAGTTAGATTGATTAAGCCCAATCTCTAACATTTTAAAAACTGTCAAAAAAATGACATGGAATTACGTTATGCTCAACAACTCTGCCAATTCTAACGATTCTATCAACTTGGTAGCGTCATCAACTGCTCTTTGATAGTATACCACATAGGAATTACAGTCTTGGCGATCACCAAGTTCTTCAATGTGGGTTTTAAGAGCATCTCTATGCTCACACACTTTTGACAATCTCTCATCTGTCAATGAATCCCTATCCATTAAACACGTGATAAGTCCTGTCCTGACATTGGACAAGAAATACTGATGAGCGTTTTTCTTTTCAGCTTCCTGCTGCATTAATGCTGAGCGATAATTAAAAGCCTCATTAAAAAAGTATTCTGCTTTCTTTAAAGCTTCGAAATTTTTGGGGAAAATTCCTACATTTTGTAATACAAGTAGTCCTCGCATATTGGCAATCTGTGATCGCTTAGCCAATAAAAAAGAGTCATTTTCCTGGAAGGACGAAGCGATTTCATCAGCTAAGGTCTGGTAAGACTCACTTAACTGCCGAATTTCTTGAGCTTTTGATAGGTCCCCTATTTGTGCATAGATTCCATGAATAAACCCCAAACGGTTATACTTATAATCAATGAGCTTTTCCATGTCTCCAGCAGACTTAAGTACTTCCTCTGTATGTTTATTCCAATCGAGATCTAGGAGGAATTGCAGCTCTTTTGAAATCCTGACCTCAGGAAGATTTTGATGAGAAAAAGTCAAAAAGCGGAGAGTATCCCCCAGCTCCCTAACCATTCCATAATCAGACGCTTTTTCGACTAAAACTTTTGAATCAATATTAAGGTTTCCAAATTGATTGTTAAAATCATTGCGTTGAGAGTATTCAATAAATTCTGCTAAAGAATTGATTTCTTGCCATCCCTCCGGCTCTTTCACTAATCCCATCATCGATAATTGCAATAATAATGAAAATTCTAGGATACGAGCACTTCTTTCAAATCCACTTGTATCTACAGGAGCTACCTGGTTATAGAGTGTTTCGCTTGTATAATCGGTAATCAAACCCACTAGTTCCCGAATAGTCTCTATTTTATTGCTTCCTAAAACTTCTTTTAACTCTTTAAAGGCAGTTTCATATAGCTCTTTCTTCCCAACCAAATTTTCTTCTTCCTGAGCTTTCCCGCGTAGAGCTCTAGAAGAATTGATTTTATCTTCAACATTGATTGCTGAAGTTGAAGTAGGTGTACCGATAATTTGTCCCATTGGATTCATGAAGGCCCTCCTGGTTTTCTGACATTCTAAAATGGCTTCTGTTAATTTTAAATAAATTTGGGTAAAATAGTAAAAAAAATGAAATAAACCGATGCTTTTACCAAAAGATTTAGAGGGGTGCCCCTACCTTATTTTAGCTCCCATGGAAGGCGTGGGGGATAGAAGTTTTCGCCAAGCGATGGCCTCAGTTGGTGGATTTAACGAAGCTGTTATGGATTTTTTGCGCGTTCCGGCAAATGCTCATGTCAAGAGCCTTGCAAAAGAATATCAAGCTGATGAAACCGCACCTATTCCCCTTGCAGCTCAACTCATGGGATCCGATCCTGCTTTAATGGCCGCTATGGCACAAGAAATCGAAAAACGAGGTGCACCTAGAATTGATGTAAATTGTGGCTGTCCCTCTAATACGGTAACAGGAAGAGGGGCAGGATCTAGTTTATTAAAAACCCCCAATCTCCTCAACGAAGTTGCTCAGGCTGTAGTGAAGGCTGTCAACATTCCAGTTACTGTCAAGATGCGTTCGGGGTATGAGGATACCTCTTTATTTAAAGAAAATCTGCTAGCTGCTCAAGAAAGTGGAATCAGTTATCTTACCTTACATCCAAGAACAAAAGTGGAGGGCTATGGACCTCCTGCTAACTGGGATCTTATCGCAGAAGCTAAGGCCATTTTACATATTCCTGTGGTAGGTAATGGGGATATTCTCAATGTTTCCGACGCTTTAAAGATGCTAAAATACACTAATTGTGACGCTTTAATGATTGGCCGTGGTAGCGTCATTAATCCTTTTATCTTCCATCAGATTCGCGCCCATTTTTCTGGAAAAGAGTACCTTCCTACCTGGAGTCAACTTCACGCTTATCTACAAGTTTATTTGCAGTCAATTCCAGAGGAAATGCCGACCAAAACGAGAATTAATAAGATGAAGCAATTAATGAGCTTTTTGTTTAAAAGTAATTCCGTGTTATTAGAGAAAAAGAAGACAATGCTAACAACAACTTTTACTGAATTAGCGGCTTTTCTTGAGTTTACCATTCCTCTTCTAAAGTCAGGATGGAATTAATTTAGAGAGGAAAGCAAAAGAGCTCTCCCCCCCCCTAACTACTTGCTTTAAAGAATTTCTGCAGCGAGAGCCGCTAGTTCGGAACGCTCTGTTTTTTCTAAAAAAACATTTCCATAAATTTTGTGATCACTAAATCGTCCAACCGTGTAAGTCAAGCCGTTAGAATCTTTATTTAAGTAAGGGTTATCAATTTGAGTGGGATCTCCAGTTAAAATGACTTTGGTTCCTTCCCCAGCACGGGAAATAATGGTCTTTACTTCGTGGGGAGTTAGATTTTGTGCTTCATCAATGATGATAAACATCTTAGGTAGGGAACGGCCTCTAATATAAGTGACAGCTTCCATTTCAATTTTTTTACTCTCCATTACCCATCTCAGCGTTTCATTTGTTTCATGACCAGAAGAACCGCAAAGAAATTCTAAATTATCATAGATCGGCTGCATCCAATTAAAAAGCTTCTCTTCTTTAGTACCAGGCAAATAACCGATATCTCTTCCAAGTGGAATCACGGGGCGGCTGACAAGAATTTTTGTGTAGATGTTTTCATCAAAAACTTTGCGCAAACCACAAGCTAAGGCAAGTAGCGTTTTTCCTGTTCCTGCTCGTCCGATTAAAGTAACAAGCTTGATATCATCCCTAAGCAAAACATCAATCGCACAGCGCTGTTCAACATTTTTGGGTTTTATCCCCCAGATATTTCCTGTTTTTAACAGGGGCTCTATATGATTGCGTACAGGATTGTATTTACCGACCGCCGAAGAGTGTTCTGGAGAGGTCATGATAAAGTACTCATTAGGATAGGGATTTAAATCGGTTCGTTCTAAAACCCCGTCTTTGTAAAAAAGGTCTATCTCGTGTTTACTTAATTCTACCTTACGCACTCCCCGATAAATGGAATCATAGGCAACTTTTAAATTCTCATAATCCTCAGCTTCTATTCCTATAGCTTCCGCTTTGAGGCGAGCAGCAAAATCCTTGGAAAGAAAAACTACTTTTTTTCTTTTTTTTTGTAAAAGATAGGCGATCAGGATAATGCGATTATCATTTACAGAATGAGTAAAAAAGTTTGGCAACTCTTCGTTTAACTCTAGCTGAATGCAAATGGTTGAACCGTTCGGCAGCCTGACCCCCTCATGTAGATTTCCCTCTCCTAAAACATGAAGAGAATCAAGTTTTCTAAACACAGCGCGCGAGTTTTTGCCCAACTCATTGGGTAGACGTTTCATTGTATCCAGCTCCTCAAGCACAGCCACTGGAATGACCACTTCACATTTTGGAAACTTAACAATGCACTCTGGATCATATAAAAGGACGTTAGTGTCAATAACAAATGTTTTTTCTTTCATCTGTTCCCTTCTTTAAAAAATCGATTTGTGACCTATGTTTGGTATAGTTTAAAGAAGAATTTTTTAGCAGCATGTTTAAATAAAATTTGTCATTGATCCTTAATTAATGAGACGCAAAATTTAGCAAACAAATGCTTCGAGCGCTAAATTCATTGACAAAAGTTTCATAAATTTTATAAAATCTTATGTAGATGTGAAAAACATCTTAATAATAGGTGTATATTATGTTTGTTAATGATAAATATTTTAGTTTTCCTCC contains these protein-coding regions:
- a CDS encoding tRNA-dihydrouridine synthase C (Product derived from UniProtKB/Swiss-Prot:Q884C6;Gene name derived from UniProtKB/Swiss-Prot:Q884C6;EC number derived from UniProtKB/Swiss-Prot:Q884C6) → MLLPKDLEGCPYLILAPMEGVGDRSFRQAMASVGGFNEAVMDFLRVPANAHVKSLAKEYQADETAPIPLAAQLMGSDPALMAAMAQEIEKRGAPRIDVNCGCPSNTVTGRGAGSSLLKTPNLLNEVAQAVVKAVNIPVTVKMRSGYEDTSLFKENLLAAQESGISYLTLHPRTKVEGYGPPANWDLIAEAKAILHIPVVGNGDILNVSDALKMLKYTNCDALMIGRGSVINPFIFHQIRAHFSGKEYLPTWSQLHAYLQVYLQSIPEEMPTKTRINKMKQLMSFLFKSNSVLLEKKKTMLTTTFTELAAFLEFTIPLLKSGWN
- a CDS encoding putative protein YlaK (Product derived from UniProtKB/Swiss-Prot:O07635;Gene name derived from UniProtKB/Swiss-Prot:O07635; Uncharacterized protein YlaK), with translation MKEKTFVIDTNVLLYDPECIVKFPKCEVVIPVAVLEELDTMKRLPNELGKNSRAVFRKLDSLHVLGEGNLHEGVRLPNGSTICIQLELNEELPNFFTHSVNDNRIILIAYLLQKKRKKVVFLSKDFAARLKAEAIGIEAEDYENLKVAYDSIYRGVRKVELSKHEIDLFYKDGVLERTDLNPYPNEYFIMTSPEHSSAVGKYNPVRNHIEPLLKTGNIWGIKPKNVEQRCAIDVLLRDDIKLVTLIGRAGTGKTLLALACGLRKVFDENIYTKILVSRPVIPLGRDIGYLPGTKEEKLFNWMQPIYDNLEFLCGSSGHETNETLRWVMESKKIEMEAVTYIRGRSLPKMFIIIDEAQNLTPHEVKTIISRAGEGTKVILTGDPTQIDNPYLNKDSNGLTYTVGRFSDHKIYGNVFLEKTERSELAALAAEIL